The Flammeovirgaceae bacterium genome contains a region encoding:
- a CDS encoding prolyl oligopeptidase family serine peptidase translates to MKRLSLIILLFPFLLFGQTKKPVVASDLMKIATANQIDISPDGSKAIMVVTRKAVKNDNDYYYTRHLYLADLTGKQEVRQLTFGDKSDSQPVFSPDGKQIAFVRTDGEKSQVWILPLTGGEAYAITKAEHGASSPMWSPDGKKIMFTSSIPAYAIDGTVTWKDERPGRTPGDEPNLKNLKPEERKKIKNSPDGTLEEVRAWLAKNASESNPKVITRQDFLGELTLQPLRNFTHLFIQEATADAKANQLTTGYQNFQSPAWSPDGKTIICRSRIFTVDPDREPDGDLWVIDVEAKKAAEFLRWENYSLNNPEFSPDGTQVVFNASNTQNRHAMQSQLAVVPAAGGKPTLLTATLDRDAGSARWSFDSKTIYFTAQTEGDIVLYSVPAKGGPATKIIGNDSGVNDYDIVGDKLVYALTETKNPWEVYLYNLKDKSNKQLTRLNEEWLRDKHIVYPKEYWFTRPDGTKIQYWVMEPAGRKEGLKYPTILNIHGGPAAMWGPGIFSMWHEYQLENSWGYGVVYCNPRGSGGYGDKFKKANYRDWGTGPAGDILASLEEAMKSHAWIDKDNLFVEGGSYAGYMVAWIIGHDNRFKAANAQRGVYELTTFMGEGNAWRLIPTAFGYPWENGVKEILDANSPMSYVDKINTPLLIIHGDQDLRTGVSQSEMLYKSLKILNKPVEYIRYPKEGHELTRSGNPGRMMDHLLRVIEFFERYARHPEPPIAVQSSSGQ, encoded by the coding sequence ATGAAAAGACTCTCATTAATCATTCTCCTGTTTCCGTTTCTGCTCTTCGGGCAGACCAAAAAGCCCGTTGTTGCTTCTGATTTGATGAAGATAGCCACGGCCAACCAGATTGACATTTCGCCCGATGGCAGCAAAGCGATTATGGTGGTTACACGCAAAGCCGTAAAGAACGATAACGATTATTACTACACCCGCCATTTATACCTTGCCGATCTTACCGGCAAGCAGGAGGTGAGGCAGTTGACATTTGGCGATAAGAGCGACAGCCAGCCGGTGTTTTCGCCCGATGGTAAGCAGATTGCTTTTGTACGCACTGATGGCGAAAAATCGCAGGTGTGGATATTGCCGCTAACCGGGGGAGAGGCTTACGCAATAACCAAAGCTGAACATGGTGCATCCAGTCCCATGTGGTCGCCTGACGGAAAAAAAATCATGTTCACTTCGTCCATCCCGGCTTATGCCATAGATGGTACCGTTACCTGGAAGGATGAGCGACCAGGCCGTACACCAGGCGATGAGCCAAATTTGAAAAACCTGAAGCCTGAAGAGCGCAAGAAGATCAAAAACAGTCCGGACGGAACCCTGGAAGAAGTGCGGGCCTGGCTTGCCAAAAATGCCAGCGAGAGCAACCCAAAAGTAATTACCCGACAGGACTTTCTGGGCGAATTAACCCTTCAACCACTGCGGAATTTCACACACCTGTTTATACAAGAAGCAACGGCCGATGCCAAAGCGAACCAACTAACAACCGGCTATCAGAATTTTCAATCGCCAGCGTGGTCGCCCGATGGGAAGACCATCATCTGTCGTTCGAGGATCTTTACTGTTGATCCGGATCGCGAACCAGATGGCGATTTGTGGGTGATAGACGTTGAAGCTAAAAAGGCAGCCGAATTTTTACGATGGGAGAACTATTCGCTCAATAATCCTGAGTTTTCCCCTGACGGAACACAGGTAGTTTTTAACGCATCCAATACGCAAAACCGCCATGCCATGCAATCGCAACTGGCAGTGGTGCCTGCTGCCGGTGGCAAACCCACATTATTAACGGCAACATTGGATCGCGATGCCGGTTCAGCTCGCTGGTCATTCGACAGTAAAACAATTTACTTCACGGCACAAACCGAAGGCGATATTGTACTGTATTCTGTTCCTGCCAAAGGAGGCCCGGCAACCAAAATAATCGGCAACGACAGCGGTGTAAATGATTATGACATAGTTGGTGATAAACTTGTGTACGCATTAACCGAAACAAAAAATCCGTGGGAGGTTTACCTGTACAACCTCAAAGACAAAAGCAACAAACAACTTACCCGGTTAAACGAAGAGTGGCTGAGAGACAAACATATTGTTTATCCGAAGGAGTACTGGTTTACCCGACCTGACGGAACCAAAATTCAGTATTGGGTAATGGAGCCTGCCGGGAGAAAAGAAGGATTAAAATATCCCACTATACTTAATATCCACGGAGGACCTGCCGCCATGTGGGGCCCTGGTATTTTTTCGATGTGGCATGAATACCAATTGGAAAATAGCTGGGGTTATGGTGTAGTGTATTGTAATCCTAGAGGCAGCGGTGGGTATGGCGATAAATTTAAAAAAGCAAACTACCGGGATTGGGGAACCGGCCCCGCTGGCGATATTCTTGCATCGCTGGAAGAAGCCATGAAAAGCCACGCATGGATTGATAAGGATAATCTGTTTGTGGAAGGCGGAAGTTATGCCGGCTACATGGTGGCCTGGATAATCGGGCATGATAACCGGTTTAAAGCAGCCAATGCCCAGCGTGGCGTTTACGAACTTACCACCTTTATGGGCGAGGGCAACGCCTGGCGGCTCATTCCAACAGCATTCGGATACCCGTGGGAGAATGGTGTAAAGGAAATTCTGGATGCAAACTCACCCATGAGTTATGTTGATAAGATAAATACACCCTTATTGATCATCCATGGTGATCAGGATTTACGCACCGGGGTGTCGCAATCGGAAATGTTGTACAAGAGTTTGAAGATACTGAACAAACCCGTTGAATATATCCGCTACCCGAAAGAAGGGCACGAACTTACCCGCAGCGGCAATCCGGGAAGGATGATGGATCATTTGCTGCGCGTGATTGAATTTTTCGAAAGGTATGCGCGTCATCCGGAGCCACCAATAGCTGTTCAGTCCTCGTCAGGTCAATGA
- a CDS encoding class I SAM-dependent rRNA methyltransferase, with protein sequence MISGKLRLKPGKEQSLKRFHPWVFSGAIHSTEGNPADGEWVEVADARNKTIGFGHYQKGSITVRMLSFNSTLPAENFWTTKIETAVALRLAAGLPIELTNAFRLIHAEGDGLPGLIIDYYNGVAVMQAHSAGMHIDRKAIADALQSVLQEKLKAVYYKSRSTLPARFRTTAEDEYIHGMGAVPHLISENGNRFYVDWEGGQKTGFFLDQRDNRSLLGSYAKNKTVLNTFCYTGGFSVYALTGGAKLVHSVDVSEKAIEATRQNIELNGFSSTEHACFTADSFEYMERCTEAYDLIILDPPAFAKHRDARHQAMKGYQRLNTIAMKKINPGGIIFTFSCSQVVDRQLFYDTVVSAALNAGREINVLHRLGQPADHPVSIYHPEGEYLKGLVLYVH encoded by the coding sequence ATGATAAGCGGCAAGTTGCGCCTGAAGCCCGGTAAAGAACAATCCCTCAAGCGATTTCATCCGTGGGTATTTTCGGGGGCCATCCACTCTACCGAAGGTAATCCGGCAGATGGCGAATGGGTGGAGGTAGCTGACGCCAGGAATAAAACCATTGGATTTGGTCATTATCAAAAAGGCAGCATTACGGTCAGGATGCTGAGCTTTAATTCAACTTTACCCGCTGAAAACTTTTGGACAACCAAGATTGAGACTGCGGTTGCTTTACGATTGGCTGCCGGGTTACCGATTGAGTTAACCAATGCTTTCCGTTTAATCCATGCCGAAGGTGACGGTTTGCCGGGATTGATTATTGATTACTATAATGGAGTGGCCGTTATGCAGGCCCACTCAGCAGGAATGCATATTGATAGAAAAGCAATTGCTGATGCATTGCAGAGCGTGCTACAAGAAAAACTAAAGGCAGTGTATTATAAAAGCAGGTCAACCCTGCCTGCACGGTTTCGTACTACCGCGGAAGACGAATACATACATGGCATGGGGGCAGTACCCCACCTCATCAGCGAAAACGGAAATCGTTTTTATGTGGATTGGGAAGGTGGACAAAAAACCGGGTTCTTTCTGGACCAGCGCGATAACCGCAGCCTTCTTGGCAGTTACGCTAAAAACAAAACCGTACTGAATACCTTTTGCTACACCGGAGGCTTTTCGGTGTATGCGCTAACAGGCGGAGCAAAACTTGTTCATTCGGTTGATGTGTCAGAGAAAGCCATTGAAGCCACCCGCCAGAATATTGAACTGAATGGGTTTAGTTCAACTGAACATGCCTGCTTTACAGCCGATTCATTTGAGTACATGGAACGGTGCACCGAAGCCTATGACCTTATTATTCTTGATCCTCCGGCTTTTGCCAAACACCGCGATGCACGCCACCAGGCCATGAAGGGGTATCAGCGATTAAACACAATTGCAATGAAAAAAATTAATCCCGGTGGCATAATTTTTACCTTTTCCTGTTCACAGGTTGTAGACAGGCAGTTGTTTTATGATACCGTAGTATCAGCCGCGCTGAATGCCGGCAGGGAAATAAACGTGCTGCACCGCTTGGGCCAACCTGCCGATCACCCGGTGTCCATCTACCATCCCGAAGGTGAATATTTGAAAGGACTGGTGTTGTACGTTCATTGA